One genomic segment of Helianthus annuus cultivar XRQ/B chromosome 14, HanXRQr2.0-SUNRISE, whole genome shotgun sequence includes these proteins:
- the LOC110904502 gene encoding beta-hexosaminidase 3, with amino-acid sequence MIWQTLFLGVVFQLIFVFGGSNNNNYDKNVYIWPMPESVQYGNKTLILSKDFNLKTDGTKYKDESGILKDGFTRLLDVVTLNNVVEYNFGKVDPSVLLHGIHVVVLSEGDELQYGVDESYKLYINSKGNPNYAHIEAATVYGALHALQTFSQLCHFNLNTRKLVVSQIPISITDRPRFSYRGLLIDTSRHYQSLPMIKKVIDSMAYAKLNVLHWHIVDHQSFPLEIPSFPKLWNGAYSRPERYTVAAAAEIVSYAQRRGINVLAELDVPGHARSWGIGYPALWPSKTCREPLDVSNDFTFKLINGILSDFSKIFKYRFVHLGGDEVDTTCWTLSPRIKKWMKQKGLNESTAYEYFVLKAQKIALSHGYEVINWEETFNHFGDKLDRKTVVHNWLGGGVAEQVVKAGLRCIVSNQDKWYLDHLDTEWQEFYMNEPLTNITKPEQQKLVIGGEVCAWGEHIDASDLESTIWPRAAAAAERLWTPYDKLAKDPNEATSRISNFRCLLNQRGVAAAPLDMPGRGAPDGPGSCYFQ; translated from the exons ATGATATGGCAAACTCTATTTTTAGGTGTAGTGTTTCAATTGATTTTTGTGTTTGgtggtagtaataataataattatgacAAGAATGTTTACATATGGCCTATGCCTGAATCAGTTCAGTATGGGAACAAAACTCTTATTTTAAGTAAGGATTTTAATCTCAAAACTGATGGGACTAAATACAAGGATGAATCCGGTATCCTCAAAGATGGGTTCACTAGGTTGCTAGATGTTGTTACATTAAACAATGTTGTTGAATACAACTTTGGAAAAGTTGATCCGTCTGTGTTGTTACATGGGATTCATGTTGTTGTTCTTTCGGAAGGCGATGAG TTGCAGTATGGTGTAGATGAGTCATACAAGTTGTATATTAATTCAAAAGGGAATCCAAATTATGCACATATTGAG GCGGCTACGGTTTATGGAGCTCTACACGCGCTGCAG ACATTCAGTCAATTGTGCCATTTTAACCTTAACACAAGAAAGCTTGTAGTTAGTCAGATACCAATAAGCATTACTGATCGACCACGTTTCTCGTATCGAGGGCTCCTGATTG ATACATCTCGGCATTATCAGTCATTGCCAATGATTAAAAAAGTTATTGATTCTATGGCCTATGCAAAGCTG AATGTTCTGCACTGGCACATTGTAGATCATCAATCTTTCCCGTTGGAAATACCTTCATTCCCAAAACTGTGGAACGGTGCTTATTCAAGACCAGAACGCTATACAGTGGCTGCTGCAGCTGAGATTGTGAG TTATGCCCAAAGAAGGGGAATTAATGTGCTTGCTGAGCTTGATGTTCCCGGACATGCTCGATCATG GGGCATTGGTTACCCTGCACTATGGCCATCAAAGACTTGTCGGGAACCACTTGATGTCAGCAACGATTTCACGTTTAAGCTGATCAACGGGATTCTCTCAG ATTTCAGTAAGATTTTCAAGTACAGATTTGTTCATTTAGGAGGTGATGAAGTTGACACCA CTTGCTGGACCTTAAGTCCTCGTATAAAAAAATG GATGAAACAGAAGGGCCTAAATGAATCTACGGCTTATGAGTATTTTGTCTTGAAGGCACAAAAGATAGCTTTGTCCCATGGTTATGAAGTTATAAACTG GGAGGAAACCTTCAATCATTTTGGTGATAAATTGGACCGAAAAACAGTGGTCCATAACtg GCTTGGGGGTGGTGTTGCCGAGCAAGTCGTTAAAGCTGGATTAAGGTGCATTGTAAGCAACCAAGACAAATGGTATCTGGATCACTTGGATACTGAATGGCAAGAATTTTATATGAATGAACCCCTTACAAATATTACAAAACCCGAGCAACAAAAGTTGGTTATCGGTGGTGAAGTATGTGCGTGGGGCGAACATATTGATGCGTCGGACCTTGAATCTACCATATGGCCACGTGCAGCAGCAGCTGCAG aGAGACTGTGGACGCCTTATGACAAACTTGCTAAAGACCCAAATGAAGCGACGTCAAGGATATCGAATTTTAGGTGTTTGTTAAATCAAAGAGGAGTTGCAGCTGCTCCGTTGGATATGCCGGGTCGTGGTGCACCAGACGGGCCAGGCTCATGTTACTTTCAGTAG